ACCCCGCCCGCCGGGGCGATTCTGGCGGCAAAACTGCTGCCGGAGAGCGGGGGCGATACCCTGTGGACCAGCGGAATTGCGGCATTTGAGGCGTTATCCGCGCCGTTCCGTCAGCTGCTGAGCGGCCTGCGGGCGGAGCACGATTTTAAGAAATCGTTCCAGGAGTATAAGTACCGTAAAACCGAAGAGGAGCATCAGCGCTGGCGGGAGGCAGTGGCCAAACACCCGCCCCTGCTGCACCCGGTGGTGCGTACCCACCCGGTGAGCGGCAAGCAGGCGCTGTTCGTCAACGAAGGCTTCACCACGCGGATTGTGGATCTGAGCGAGAAAGAGAGCGATGCGCTGCTAACCTTCCTGTTTGCGCATGTCACTAAGCCGGAATTCCAGGTGCGCTGGCGCTGGCAGCAGAACGATCTGGCGATCTGGGATAATCGGGTGACGCAGCATTACGCCAATGCCGATTATTTGCCGCAGCGGCGGATTATGCACCGGGCGACGATTTTAGGGGATAAGCCTTTCTTCCGTGCGGGCTGATCCCCTCACCCCGACCCTCTCCCCAAAGGGGCGAGGGAGAAAACCTGTACGGCACCTGACTGTTCCCTCTCCCTTCCAGTTCCCGTAGGCCCGGTAAGGCGTCGCCGCCACCGGGCGTGACAAATGTGCGCTGTTTTTGCCGGGTGGCGCTGCGCTTACCCGGCCTACGAGACATCAACACCTACAAATGTGCCCCAATATACCGCTGGTACCGGCTGGCTTTCAGGTAACAGAGATCCACCAGCACCAGGCCGTCGATGCAGTTGTTGAACGCCGGGTCGCTGCCAAAATCGATAAACTGCACGCCGCCGGGCTCGCACAGCTCGGAATACTGTTTATAGAGCGGCGGAATGCCGCATCCCAGGTTGCCCAGCAGCGATTTCAGGCGGGTGAGGTCTTCCACGTAATCTTCGCCGCCAAACTGCGCCAGCACGTCGGGCAACGAGGCGGGATACGGGCGGCGGGAGGTCGCCAGCGGATGGGTAGCCGGGAACCACAGCCGGTAAAAGGCGACCAGCAGATCCCGCGCGGCAGGGGGCAATCCGCCGGAGATGGAGACCGGCCCGAACAGGTAGCGATAGTGCGGATAGCGTGCCAGATAGGCCCCAATTCCTGACCACAGATAGTCGAGGCCGCGACGTCCCCAGTAGCGCGGCTGAATAAAGCTGCGCCCCAGTTCAATCCCGTGATCGAGGATCGCCTGCATCTCGTCATCGTAGTGAAACAGGCTGTGGCTGTAGAGCGCCTCCCGTCCCTTTAAGGCTCCCGGCATAAAGCGGTAGGCGCCGACAATCTCCAGATCCTCGTCATCCCATAAAATCAGGTGCAGATAGTCATCGTCATAGCGATCGGTATCGCGCCGCTTTCCGCTGCCTTCCCCC
This DNA window, taken from Leclercia adecarboxylata, encodes the following:
- the tauD gene encoding taurine dioxygenase encodes the protein MSERLTITPLGPYIGAQISGLDVTRPLSDNQFEQLYHAVLRHQVVFLREQAVTPQQQRALAQRFGDLHIHPVYPHAEGVEEIIVLDTHNDNPPDNDNWHTDVTFIETPPAGAILAAKLLPESGGDTLWTSGIAAFEALSAPFRQLLSGLRAEHDFKKSFQEYKYRKTEEEHQRWREAVAKHPPLLHPVVRTHPVSGKQALFVNEGFTTRIVDLSEKESDALLTFLFAHVTKPEFQVRWRWQQNDLAIWDNRVTQHYANADYLPQRRIMHRATILGDKPFFRAG